In Thiofilum sp., the genomic window AGGCTTTCAACAAACTTACCATGAACTTACTGTAATTTGCCCAGTAGTTCATCTGACCTAAGCGTGTGGGTTTAGGGGTTTTCGCCTCCAGAAAAGCCGCTAACGTAGGCTCTTTTTCACTAGGACTCGCTAAATAGCCGGGCAAACTGGCTCCAAACAAACACATATCGGTAATGCCCTGTACATTCGCATGACCGCGTAGTGCGTTAATACCGCCCCCGGCTACACCAATATTGCCTAACAGCAATTGGATCAGCGCCATCGTGCGAATCATTTGCGAGCCGACCGAATGCTGCGTCCAACCTAATGCATATAAAATCGTCATGACTTTATTAGGTTGAGCGCACTCGCCAATCATAGCCGCTATCTTTTCAAAATCGGCTTGTGGCGTACCCGTTACCTTAGCCACCATTTCTGGTGTATAAGAGGCAAAATGCTTTTTCATTAACTGCAATACGCATTGCGGATTTTGCAAGGTATCATCAGTTAGAATTTGATTATCCGCATTGCGCTGGTATTGCCATGTCTCAGAGGCATAAGAATGCTTGGCTTCATCAAAGCCAGAGAACATACCCTCGGCAAACTTATAATCTGCATTAATCAGATAAGCCGCGTTGGTATAGGTTTTGACATACTCTTGATTGAACTTGTTATTGCTCAATAGGTAGTTAATCACCGCACCTAGGAACGCAATATCCGATCCAGTACGAATAGGAGTATAAAAATCAGCAACCGCAGCAGAGCGCGTAAAGCGTGGGTCTACTACTACTAATTTAGCGTTGCGTGTTTTTTTGGCTTCAATGACCCACTTAAAGCCGCAAGGATGCGCTTCAGCAGCATTGCCGCCCATAATTAAAATAAGATCAGCGTTTTTAATATCGACCCAATGATTGGTCATCGCACCACGCCCAAACGTCGGAGCCAGACTGGCTACCGTCGGTGAGTGTCAAATACGAGCCTGTGTGTCGATAGCTGTACAGCCTAAACCACGTAATACCTTGTGCGTGATGTAACCTGCTTCATTCGATGCGGCTGAACTGGCTAAAAACCCTATAGTCGACCAGCTATTCACTATGACACCATCGGCATTTTTAGCTTGGAAATGAGCATCACGATCCGCTTTCATGTGTTTGGCAATACGTGTTAGCGCTTCATCCCAAGACACGCGTTTCCACTCATTAGAGCCTGCTTCACGTACTTCAGGGTATTTCAGTCGGTCAGGGCTATGAATCATATCCAATAGACCCGCCCCCTTAGGGCAGAGAGTACCGCGATTCACTGGATTATCAGGGTCGCCTTCGATGTGAATAATTTCGGCCTGAACGTTTTTAGCTTTGTCACCAAGGCTATACATCAACACGCCACAACTTACCGAGCAGTAAGGGCATATATTGCGTGCCTCTGTGGTACGCTCTAGTTTGAAAGGTCGGGTCGCTGCTTGCACTGCTTCAGGCGTTAGCCCTAAAGCTGCTATTCCCGTGCTAGCCACCCCAACCCCCGCCGCTTTAAAAAACTGGCGACGAGTCATTTGGACTGTCATATTGAATCTCTCCTCCTAAGTCCTAGGATTGAATACCGACGACTCTTAAAGTCGTAAGGCTCAGTATACCTAGCTAAAATAGATATTGTCAGCCAACTTTTTGTCAACCTAATAGAATAATTTTTTATAGATCAATATCCTACAAGATCAGTCGGATAAATAGCTGCCTATCCATCTAGTGTTAATAGCTAATCTCTGGCAGTCTATAGTGCATCATCCACTGGCTAAGAGGACAACAATGACAACTATGCCCCATCCTACTTTTGCTTTGTCCTCTATGAAACAAGCGCTCGAAGCCTTTACTAACGCAGCCTCTACTCGTCTTATCACCGAAGCTATGCACGATGCGAACCTCTTACCGCTACCCCATGCAGCCCCCTCGCCTAATTTAATTGAAGTGAACTGTAGCTCGGATAAAGCATTGGAAAATAACTACCAATCCTCTGCTGTACTGATGCGCCGCTTAGCAGAATCGATTATGGAGTGGCGACGCCAATTACCCGAAGGTGTACAACCTGCTGTGATGGCTATTTTAAACGGTGGACTGCAAATTCGCGTGCATCGCCTTGCCCAAGAGAGCTTTCACGGTATTCGCATTGAAGGGACATTGAACGGCAGCCCCTGTATGCTCCTAGCGCATCAAGCCACTGTACAAATGCTGTGCTATGTAGAAAAAATCGATCAAAATACTCCGGCCTCTAAACCGCGCAAAATTGGTTTTATTATCGAAGGCGAGGAGCGTGAGGTTTAAAGGATTTGCATCAGCTTAAGAGCCAGTACAAAAATAGCGGTAGCCGCGCCTCCGGTAATTAAACCCGTAATTAAACTGCTTTTCTCACCCGATGTTTGACGCGTAGCAATTTTATTGACCTTATCTAATTGACGATCCCGCAAGGTAATCACTTGATCGCGGGACCTTAACTGCTCATCACGTTGGTTAATCTGATTGAGATAATCATGAATGCGTAGTTCTTGCTGCTGCATTTGCACAGTTAAACGTTGTAACTCAGCATCTAAGTGACGAATATGGGTTTCTTTTACTGCAATGGTTTGATCGCGCTCAGCGATGGTTTGATCGCGTTGCTGTAACTGCAAGATTTGCTCTTGTAACTTTTGATCGCGCTCACTTAAGGCTTGATCACGCTTTTGTAATTGACGCTCACGCTCAGCAATCACTAAATCGCGCTCGGCAATAGTTTCTTCGCGCTGAGCCAAAGTTTGATCGCGCTCTTGAATCACTGAACCTAGTTGAGTGATTTGTTGATTAAGTGCTTTGACGGTGACATCGCGCTCGGCCAACTGAGCATCACGAACTTGAATCGCTGCATCACGAGTTTGGATGGTTTGTTCGCGTTGTTGTAATTCACTATCGCGCTCACTTAACGATTGATCACGCTGCTTTAACTCAAGTTGTAAATGTTCAATCTGGTGATCGCGCTCTTGAATACTCTTATCACGCTCAGCAATGGTGGTATCACGCGTAGTCACTTGAGTATTGACTTGCTGAATCGTATGTTCGCGCTCAGAAATCGTATAGTCACGCATTTGAATGACTTTATCGCGCTCTTGAATACTACCATCGCGGGTTTGGATACCCTGCTCTAGACCATTAATCGTCTGCTCGCGTAGTGTTAAGGTTTGATCACGCTCACTTAAAGTCTTTTCACGTTCCTGTAATTGCGTATTAAGCTGAGCCAGTTGATGATCACGCTGTTGGATCTGTTGATCACGCTCATTGAGTTGTTGATCACGATTATGCAGTTGAGTATCACGTTGCTGTAATTGCTTATCGCGCTCGGTGAGTTGCACCGTATGAGCGCTAATACTTTGATCCCGCGCTGTTAATACTTCGTCCTTTTCCTTAATGTGTGCATCACGTTCAGTCAAATGTTGATCGCGCTTAGTCAGTGCTTGATCCCGCGCTTTTAAAACCTCATCACGCTCTCTAACCTGCTCATCTGCATGGGCAATGCGTTGATCGCGCCATTGTAAGTGCTCATCGCGCTCCGCGATTTGTTTGTCACGTAAAGCTAATTGCTCCTCTAAGGCTTTAATAGCATCTAAATGCTTAAAGCTCTGCTGATCACGCTCCGCAATCGCTCGCTCACGCTCGGTTAGGGTTAGGTCACGCTCACTAATAATGAGGTCAAGTTTCGCTAGCTGCTGATCACGCTGACCTACATTATCATCGCGTTCGGCTAATTGTTTTTGTTGCGCGGAAAGTCGAGCATCACGCTCGATTAAGAGCTGCTCTTTGCGAGCCAGTACCTCCTCACGAGCTTGAATTTGTTTATCACGTTCCGCAATCGCCTGATCACGCACTTGTACCTGTAATTGAGCCTCAGCTAAGCGTCGATTGCGCTCTGAGAGTTGTTCATCACGCTCAGCAACGGTTTGATCACGGGTGGAGAGCTGCAAATCACGCTCTTTTAAGAGCTTTTCCTGCTCCAAGGTTTGGCGGGTACGCTCTTGTAGCTGCTGCTCACGCTCAATAAATTGCTGATCTTTTTTCTTGAGTGATTCATCGCGCCCCTGCACGATTTTGTCTTTACTTTGCAACGCTTGATCAAAGCGTAAAATGGCACGATCTTTTTCATCTAATGCACGGTCTCGCTGCTGAATCACCAGCTCTTTTTCTTGCAAGAGCTTTTCAAAGTGCATCAAAGACTTTTCTAATTCCCGCAGACGTACTTCGCGTTCTTTAATAATCGCATCTTTATTACCCACAAAGTCTTCACGACTTTGCAAAGACGCCATTTGTTTATCAATGCGTGTAGCTAGTGACTGGAGCGTTTGTTCTTTTTCATTAAGGCGCTGGGTGAGTTCTTTAAGCGCCGCATCACGCTCATCAATGCGCAAATCACGGGTGCGGATATGTCCATCTTTTTCTGACAGGGCCGCTGACTGAGCTTGTAGGCGTTGCTCATAGCTAAAGAGGCGTTGTTCTAGAGTACGCAGATTATCTTTGAGGGCTAGTTTATCCTGTACCGTTAAAGAGGCATTGGAGTCTAATTTATTAATCAAATCCAAGTCTTGCTCATCCAGCTTTAGCATAAGTACGTCCCAGTGGGGTCAATGAAAGGGGTCAATGAAAGGGGTCTATGAATTTTGGCATATTTAATGGTGGGATGCCATGCAGTGTTTTTCTAGCGAAGTCGTTATAATGAGCCAATAGTTTACTCTTAGGCAACACTATGCAGCATACAATTCTAGTTCTCGCCGCTAATCCTACCGACACTAAACCACTGCGCCTTGATCAAGAGGTGCGCGATATTCGAGAAGGCTTGCAACGCGCTCAACAACGTGATGCTTTTAAGTTAGAAACACGCCATGCGTTACGTGCTCAGGATTTACGCCGTGCTTTATTAGAAGTGAAACCCACCATTGTGCATTTTAGTGGGCATGGTGAGGGCTTATTAGGCTTAATGCTTGAGGATCCAACGGGCAAAGCCCAAGCTATTCCTAATGAGGCCTTAGGTAGTTTGTTGAGTTTGTTTAAAGATAAGATTCAGTGTGTGCTACTCAATGCATGTTATAGCCGTGTGCAAGCGGAGGTAATCACTCAATATATTCCCTATGTCATAGGCATGTCAGAGGCTATTTCCGATAAGGCGGCACTGGAATATGCCGTAGCCTTTTATGATGCATTAGGAGCTGGAGAGTCATTTGAGTTTGCACATCAATTGGGGGTGACAGCAATTGGTTTGGCGGGGATCAAAGGGGCGGAGATTCCAGTGCTGCTAACTAATACAGCGTTATTAAAACCTGTTGTGGCAGAGCCAGTGACTAGGGGGGCGAGTACTTCTAGCTTATCGGTGCGTAATCATGAATTGCTGCTTAAGAAACTGGAGCTATTGCAGCGGCAACGAATTATGGAGACGCGTGTGGAGGAGCAAATGCGGCTAGATTGGGTAATTGAGGAAACGCAGAAGCTATTGAGCTAGTACGGATTACTAGCAATCCGTACCGCATCAATACACCGTAAAAATACTCAAAGCTTAATGCACTGAGCCATTAGGTTGATCAGCTAAAATGGCTTCTACCTCTGCCAAGCTTAATTGAAAAATATCCGCAATCGCTTGATGAGTCAGGGTATTCATTTGGGCTAATTGCTGCACACCACGACGCACCCGCTGCTGTTCTGCTTGACGCAATTTCTGCTCATTCAAAAGCTGTTGGTCTTTTTCATCTAATAAGGGTTGTAATTGCCGCATAGTTGCCTCTACTCCCCAACGATAACTGGCAAAGCGAGTGACATCGACTTGTGTAAGCATATTTTTTGCCTCGTCTAGGTTGGCTTGTAAGTCTCTATTATCTGCTAAAGTTTCTAGCATTTCATAATAATTCCGAAACGCTTGTTCGTTATCAGCAGTCAATTGTCGGAGACGCAACACAATATAATTGACAATTTCCTGCGCATCCTGACCTTTAAAATCACACAAGATTGCCAAAACTAAGGCTTCTGGCGTGTCCTGAGTGATTAATAAATTGCAATCTACCGTGTGCATATCGAGTACTTGATAACGATACTGTAGGTCAGGCTGTAAGTACTCATTGGGCATCGTCAGACGGGATTTACCAATATAGACCAAATACTGATATACGGGTTCATCCTGATAAAGCATCACAATATCAGTGAGATAACGCAACATACGAATCGGCATGGTCGCATCGTTGGCGTTTTGAATTTCGACATGGAGAATAAATTGCTCACCATTAGCGCGGCGACGCATGCGAGCAACCATATCAGCACGGCGTGATTCAATGCGTTGTTGTTCGGTTTGTAATAATTCTACCGAATCGTGCTCTACATCAAGATGCAGCAAAATATTGGCAATATCAGCGGCTAAATGTTGTAACACGTCTTTACTAATAATGTCTTTTTCAGCCATCAGAGTGCTTTCTTAGGTGAATGGGTAAATAGATTATAGTGATTTTAGGGCTGTGGGGTTGGGTAATTATTCATTCATTACAGCTCACGCCACTTATACAGTGGCAGAGCAAGATTAAGTACTTTTATCGGCATTTATAGTTATGAGTGTGATTAGGGTCTGTATAGGGGTGTGCATGGGTGGTTGCCCCAGTACATCCGGGAACAGCAGGGTGCGTATGAGTGTAATCTTGTGGCGTTGCTGCCTCAGGTGCTTTGACTACCTCTCTTTTCTTATCACAATTGCCACTAGAACAATCTACTACTGTGCGGACTACCTCCTTAATAACAGGCTTACTCTGAGAATCAATCAATCTTTGCAAATTATCACCTGCATAGCTATCTCCTAACTTTTTAGCTTTTAAATACCACTCCATTGCAGAGTCAATATCGCCTTGCTCTTCATAAATTATAGCTAAACTATTCTGAGATGAAATATTTCCGGCTTCAGCAGCTTTTTTAAGCCACATAATAGCATCTTCTTTGTTAAGTTCTTTACGATAGTAAAGAATCCCTAAATTATTTTGAGCTACATTATTATTCTGATCTGCAGCCAATTTATACCATTTTTTGGCAGTATCTAAATTTTCTTTCACGCCTGTAGTTCCGTAATCATAAATCGTACCTAATTTAAGCTGGGCTGAACTACTTCCTAGATTAGCTGCCTCAGTATAAAGCTCGATAGCCTTTGAAGCATTTTCACTTACTCCCTCACCTTCTTCATGCATTAAACCTAACTCATATATAGCTCTTGCATCATTCTGATCTGCTGCTTTTTGAAATAAATCTAATGCTTGTAAGCTATCTGGTTTAAGGCCTAACTTTCCATATCGGTAAGCCCAACCTATTGCTCTCTGAGCGCGAGCGTTTCCTTGATCTGCTGCTTTCTTATACCAATTAAGCGCCTGTTTTTCATCTTTTTCTAAACCAGCTTTATCATCCTCAAAAAACCAAGCCAAACTAACTTGCCCCTTTTCATTTTCTTGACTTGCAGATTTCCTATATAACTCCAATGCCTTTAACTCATCTTTTTTTAGTTCAGCTTTACCATACTCGTAGAACTCACCTAAATTAGCTTGTGCCATAGCATTGCCTTGATCGGCTGCTTTTTGATATAGCTCTAAAGCTTTCTTTTCATTTTTTTCTAAGCCTCCTTTTCCAGAAGCATAAAACCAACCTAAATTATTTTGTGCATTAGCATAACCTTGATTTGCTGATTTTTTATATAACTCAACTGCCTTTTCTTCATTTTTAGGCAATCCGTATAAAGCTCTTTCATAAGCAAAGCCTAGCTCAAGCTGGGCACGCGCTATGTCTTTATCCACCAATGCTTTTAAAAGATTTATAGCTAATTTTTCGTCTTTTTTTAACCCTCCTTCACCTTTGGCATGCATCAATGCTAAATTTACTTGGGCATCAATATTCCCTTGTTGTGCTGATGCTTCATATAATTGACGCGCTTTTTCTTCATTTTTTTCTAAGCCTGCCTTTCCAGAAGCATGAAACCGACCTAAATTATTTTGTGCATCAGAGTTATTCTGATTGGCTGCTTTTTGATATAAGTCTAAAGCCTTTTTTTCATCTTTATCTAAACCACCTTTACCTTTCGCATAAAAGGCTCCTAAATTATTTTGAGCTTGGGCATAACCTTGCTTTACTGCTGCCTCATAAAGATCTAGTGCTTTCTTTTCATCTTTTTCTAAGCCTCCTTTTCCAGACTCATAAAACCAACCCAGATTATTTTGTGCATAAGCTAGCTGTTGATTTGAAGCCTTTTTATACCACTTAGTAGCCTCCTCCTCGGATTTCTCCACTCCTCTTCCATATTCATACATAACACCTAAGGCATATTGGGCGTAACCAAAACCTTTTTCAGCTGCTTTCTCTAAAATAGGTATAGCTAAAGCCTGCTGCTCATAGTTATCTGATCCTCGATATTGATTGGCTATCCAGCTATCTACAATCGGGTCATTTAAGTGCTTTAAGGTCTCTAATTTTTTATAGGCTTCCTGACTCTGTACTAAATAATGATCAGCTCTATCAGAATTCTTATCAAATCCTGCTGCCCCCCCTCGATAACCCCATTCTAACATCATACCTGCAAACACATTACCTTGATTGCTTAAACTCTCTAATTGCTCCACAGAGCTTTTATTAGAACTAAGATAAACATCCATAGCTTGGGCTAAAGCTTTTTGTTCAGTATTATCGCTCACTTGTTGTGTAGCAATACTAACAGCTTGCATTTGTGGATCTGCACTAGATACAGACATAGCACCTTCGGCAACTAAAAGCTCTTGCAAATTAATTAACTCTTTTGGATTTTTCTGGGCCTTGATTAATAGCTCTGCTATTTGTGCTTTGGTAGATTCCCCGAATAGTTTTTTAGCCTTAGGCAATCCTGCAAAATATAGTCGACCTGACAACCCTTTAATTTCACGAGGTAACTGCTTGAAGTTCGTTGACACTTCAACATCTCTCCTTACTAAATCAAAAATATCAGCTAAATCGATCTCTGGGGTACGCAGATGTTTTAATAAAGCAGTGGCATAAGGACTATTACGTTGCCCACTATCACCATCTAAAGCTATCGTTCCAGGTGAAGCCGAATACGCTACCCAAAACCCCGAAGGAAAACTAATCTCACCCAGTCCTTGTGCTATTTTAGCACTACGAGCTCCTTGCTCTAACTTTGCTTTATATGGGTTATCACGACATGCATCTAAAATAACAATACCCGCTTTAGGCTGACCCTCTTTTAAAGAGCTTAATACTGTATCTAATTTAATACCGTCACCATTCTCCAACATTATCTTAGAAGCGTAGTCACTACCAATCGGTAATAAGTAATTCACACCATCAACTTGCAAACCATGACCCGCAAAATAATAAACCACTATGCTATTAGGGTTTTCTAATAAAAGAAGCTTAATATCCTCTAAAGCATTTAGTATTTGAGAGCGGGTTGCATCATAGAGTACCTTAGGCTCCTCAAACCCAAGCTCTTTTAGAGCCTTTGCCATATCCTCCGCATCATGCTTAGGATTAATCAACGATTTTTCACTATAATCACTATTACCAATTATTAAGGCAAAACGTTTTCCAGACGTATCAATAACAACACCATTACTCACTTTACTTTCTGGAGTAGTATTTTCTGCATAGCTAAAATAAGGTGTGACTAATAAAGATAATACTAGGCTGGATAAAAATAGTTTAGGTAACAACAAACGAACTATATCCAAGGATTTTATTGCATGACTCATACGGGCACTCCCATTTTATTAACTAAACTTACTCAATATCCAAAGCCACACGAAAACCTACCCCATCACTGCGCTCTGAAGCCCATGCAGTATAGCGATAGGCTGATCTGAGCATTTCAGCTCCCCTAACCCATGAGCCGCCACGCAATACATAAGCGGTTTGTTCTGGATTAACTAAGGTATTAACCTGCTTGCCATACTCTATATAAGGATCAGCACACCACTCCCATACATTACCGTGCATATCGTACAAACCATATGCATTAGGCTTATAGGAAGCGACCTTAGCAGTACCCGACTCCTTACCTTCTATTGAGCATGATTTACCCTGAGCACCATCAAAACGAGCGCCATTTTTGGCATTAGAATCACAAGCGGGCGGCTCACTTCCCCAAGAATAAGCATTCTTTTCCCACTCACCTGCTCGTGCGGCGTACTCCCATTCAATTTCTGTTGGCAAACGATAGCGCTTACCTGTTTTGCTGCTAAGCCAACGCAAATAATCCTTAGTATCCAACCAACTGACATTGATAACAGGATGTGAACCGCGCCCCCAACCATGATCAGCAGGTGTGTAGCCATTACATCCACCCTCAGCAACACACGCATCCCATTGAAAAAAAGTGATCTCGGTACTAGATAACTGAAAACCACGCACTTCAATAGGTTTAGCCAAGTGTTTTTCATGCTCAAAACAGCGCTTTACGATACCCTTTACTAGATCGCGTGGCTCTAGACACCCCATCACAAATGCACCACTTGGTATAGCGACCATTTCCGGAAGTAGAGGAAGTTGTACCCATTGCTGATAGGCGAAGTATCCTCCAGCGACCCCACTAAAAATACCCACACCCATAGCTAGTTTTTTCCCAAAGATCGAAAACACTGAAATAGCTAGGCGCTGATGGGCTTTAACCAATTGTTGTTGAGTATCTTCAATAACAGCATCTAGCCGCATCTGCTCCTCAACACGAGTTTCTAGCGCACGCTGTCTCTGTAAACGATCTAATTTTTCTTCGAGAATCTGAATGGGTTTAGGCTTGGGGTTATCCGACATAAAAATCCTTCAGCACTCATATTGTGGCTCAGCGGCAAGAGGGGTTGAAAAGTGCAGATTACCAACAGCAAAGAGTCAATACTATCTTAAAAAGATGACCGCTAGTCTGAAAGGATTGGATAAATAAGTCAACAAGCTAAAAAGAGCCTCCAGCCTAAATCAATATTTTATCTAAAGTTGCACAACTTTTTATAAACTTGAAACACACTTTAGGCATAAAAACCCTATCACTAACACTTCTTTCGTATCTGCTTGACTACCAGACCAGACTAGACCAGACTCATAGTAGAGGTACATGATTATGCAC contains:
- a CDS encoding caspase family protein, with translation MSHAIKSLDIVRLLLPKLFLSSLVLSLLVTPYFSYAENTTPESKVSNGVVIDTSGKRFALIIGNSDYSEKSLINPKHDAEDMAKALKELGFEEPKVLYDATRSQILNALEDIKLLLLENPNSIVVYYFAGHGLQVDGVNYLLPIGSDYASKIMLENGDGIKLDTVLSSLKEGQPKAGIVILDACRDNPYKAKLEQGARSAKIAQGLGEISFPSGFWVAYSASPGTIALDGDSGQRNSPYATALLKHLRTPEIDLADIFDLVRRDVEVSTNFKQLPREIKGLSGRLYFAGLPKAKKLFGESTKAQIAELLIKAQKNPKELINLQELLVAEGAMSVSSADPQMQAVSIATQQVSDNTEQKALAQAMDVYLSSNKSSVEQLESLSNQGNVFAGMMLEWGYRGGAAGFDKNSDRADHYLVQSQEAYKKLETLKHLNDPIVDSWIANQYRGSDNYEQQALAIPILEKAAEKGFGYAQYALGVMYEYGRGVEKSEEEATKWYKKASNQQLAYAQNNLGWFYESGKGGLEKDEKKALDLYEAAVKQGYAQAQNNLGAFYAKGKGGLDKDEKKALDLYQKAANQNNSDAQNNLGRFHASGKAGLEKNEEKARQLYEASAQQGNIDAQVNLALMHAKGEGGLKKDEKLAINLLKALVDKDIARAQLELGFAYERALYGLPKNEEKAVELYKKSANQGYANAQNNLGWFYASGKGGLEKNEKKALELYQKAADQGNAMAQANLGEFYEYGKAELKKDELKALELYRKSASQENEKGQVSLAWFFEDDKAGLEKDEKQALNWYKKAADQGNARAQRAIGWAYRYGKLGLKPDSLQALDLFQKAADQNDARAIYELGLMHEEGEGVSENASKAIELYTEAANLGSSSAQLKLGTIYDYGTTGVKENLDTAKKWYKLAADQNNNVAQNNLGILYYRKELNKEDAIMWLKKAAEAGNISSQNSLAIIYEEQGDIDSAMEWYLKAKKLGDSYAGDNLQRLIDSQSKPVIKEVVRTVVDCSSGNCDKKREVVKAPEAATPQDYTHTHPAVPGCTGATTHAHPYTDPNHTHNYKCR
- a CDS encoding SUMF1/EgtB/PvdO family nonheme iron enzyme — encoded protein: MSDNPKPKPIQILEEKLDRLQRQRALETRVEEQMRLDAVIEDTQQQLVKAHQRLAISVFSIFGKKLAMGVGIFSGVAGGYFAYQQWVQLPLLPEMVAIPSGAFVMGCLEPRDLVKGIVKRCFEHEKHLAKPIEVRGFQLSSTEITFFQWDACVAEGGCNGYTPADHGWGRGSHPVINVSWLDTKDYLRWLSSKTGKRYRLPTEIEWEYAARAGEWEKNAYSWGSEPPACDSNAKNGARFDGAQGKSCSIEGKESGTAKVASYKPNAYGLYDMHGNVWEWCADPYIEYGKQVNTLVNPEQTAYVLRGGSWVRGAEMLRSAYRYTAWASERSDGVGFRVALDIE
- a CDS encoding CHAT domain-containing protein, with the protein product MQHTILVLAANPTDTKPLRLDQEVRDIREGLQRAQQRDAFKLETRHALRAQDLRRALLEVKPTIVHFSGHGEGLLGLMLEDPTGKAQAIPNEALGSLLSLFKDKIQCVLLNACYSRVQAEVITQYIPYVIGMSEAISDKAALEYAVAFYDALGAGESFEFAHQLGVTAIGLAGIKGAEIPVLLTNTALLKPVVAEPVTRGASTSSLSVRNHELLLKKLELLQRQRIMETRVEEQMRLDWVIEETQKLLS
- the fdnG gene encoding formate dehydrogenase-N subunit alpha, producing MTVQMTRRQFFKAAGVGVASTGIAALGLTPEAVQAATRPFKLERTTEARNICPYCSVSCGVLMYSLGDKAKNVQAEIIHIEGDPDNPVNRGTLCPKGAGLLDMIHSPDRLKYPEVREAGSNEWKRVSWDEALTRIAKHMKADRDAHFQAKNADGVIVNSWSTIGFLASSAASNEAGYITHKVLRGLGCTAIDTQARIUHSPTVASLAPTFGRGAMTNHWVDIKNADLILIMGGNAAEAHPCGFKWVIEAKKTRNAKLVVVDPRFTRSAAVADFYTPIRTGSDIAFLGAVINYLLSNNKFNQEYVKTYTNAAYLINADYKFAEGMFSGFDEAKHSYASETWQYQRNADNQILTDDTLQNPQCVLQLMKKHFASYTPEMVAKVTGTPQADFEKIAAMIGECAQPNKVMTILYALGWTQHSVGSQMIRTMALIQLLLGNIGVAGGGINALRGHANVQGITDMCLFGASLPGYLASPSEKEPTLAAFLEAKTPKPTRLGQMNYWANYSKFMVSLLKAFYGANATADNEFGYQWMPKISGAQDVLALFERMHQGKMTGFVCQGFNPLASVSHKAKIGQALAKLKYLVVIDPLATETSEFWKPQGEYHDVKAEEVKTEVFRLPANLFAEDEGSFTNSGRVIQWRWAGAGGPGESKGDIEIMATLFMKLKAFYAAEGGAYPEPLTKLHWPYRIPHKPSPEELAKEVSGYAIGDVFDLNDVTKQLAKAGEQLSTFAHLRDDGSTACGNWIYGGSWSQVGNLMARRDNSDPSGLGQTLNWGFAWPANRRILYNRASCDASGKPWDATRTVIKWNGKTWGGNDIPDIRPDTPPEEGVGPFIMNPEGVARLFAISGMKEGPFPVHYEPFETPLKANPFYPTNPKALNNPAARVFPEDLKHFGKADEFPYVATTYRLVEHFHFWTKHSLLNAITQPEQFVEIGEELASSKGISHGDKVKVSSKRGEIHARAVVTKRIKALSVDGQTVHTVGIPIHWGFKGVTRPGYLANTLTPYVGDANTQTPEFKSFLVNIEKA